The genomic window CCGAGGACGCCGTCGCCGAGTGGGCGCTGCGCTACTTCCGCAGCCACGGTCCCGCGACACTCGACGATTTCGTGTGGTGGACCAAGCTGACCGTCCGGCAGGCGCGGGCCGGGTTGGCGCAGGCGAGCGAGCACCTGGATCGGATATCCGTGAACGGTGTCGACTACTACCTGGATCCGGGCACCCCGGCGCTGCTCGAACAGCATCGCGGCCGTGTCCGGGGCACGTCCCTGCTCCCCGGATTCGACGAGTTCGTGCTCGGCTACCGGGATCGCACGGCCGCGATCGACCCGGCATTCCTGGAGCGACTGTGCCCCGGCGGCAACGGCATGTTCTCACCGACGGTCGTCGACGACGGCCGGATCGTCGGAACCTGGAAGAGGGGCCGCGGCCCGGCCGTGGAGGCACGCCCGTTCACGACGTTCACGGCACGAGCGGAGAAGGCATTGCAGGTGCCTCGTCCGGTTCGGTGACGCCGTCGACGTCGAGGTCGTCGTGCGGGCTCGTGCCGGCCAGCAGCAGGTAGGTCAGGGCCGCGGCCATCGGCTGCACGATCAGCACCATCGGCGTTCCGATTCCGGGCGCGAGCGCCACGATCGATCCGACGGCGGGTGCATCCGCGACCGGGAAACGCAGGGCCGTCACAGCCGAACCGGTGAGGGCCGCGGCGCCCGCAGCTGCCAGGGAGCCGGCCACCGAGGTCGCCACGGCGGCCGGGCCGCGCACCCGGCGCACACCCCACACGACCACCGCCGAGAGCACCCCGACCACCAGACCGATCCCGCAGAACAGAGCCGCGGCCACGAAATGATGCTGCGACTCCCCGGTGAGCACCACACCCTGGTCCTCGTCGACCACCAGCATCCGCACCGACGGTACGAGCAGCGCCCACACGATGCCGGCGAGCGCCCCCGCCGCCGTGAGCATCCCGGCGATCCGAACGAGGGCACGCCGAGGGGACCGTGGGGATGTCGTCACCCCGGCGACGTTACCGGCGGGTGCCCGGTCACCGACGTTCGGACGTCACCGAGTCGAGGACACCGTGCCGCGAACATTTCGCCCACCATCCGTCGGGGCTGACCTGGACGACCATGCGCCGGCCGCAGTCCTCGCAGAACCGGGGCGGTTCGAGCCCCAGCCGGGCGGCGTCGGGCACGGCGGCGTCGGTGGCGGGCCGGCCGGTGAACGGGTTGTAGGGTCCGGCGTCAGATCGTGGCATTGAGGGCCTTGATGGGCATCTCGAGATCGACGAGCAGATCGAGGTCGGACTCGGCGGGCCGACCCAGGGTCGTCAGGTAATTGCCGACGATGACGGCGTTGATGCCGCCGAGCATGCCCTGCTTGGCACCCAGGTCACCGAGGGTGATCTCACGGCCACCGGCGAACCGCAGGATCGTGCGCGGCAGCGCGAGCCGGAACGCGGCCACCGCCTTGAGCGCCTCGGACGCGGGCAGCACGTCGAGGTCACCGAACGGTGTACCCGGACGCGGGTTGAAGAAGTTCAGCGGCACCTCGTCCGGTTCGAGGGCGGCGAGGTTCGCGGCGAACTCGGCGCGCTGCTCGAGCGTCTCCCCCATCCCGAGGATGCCGCCGCAGCACACCTCCATGCCGGCCTCGCGAACCATGCGCAGCGTGTCCCACCGCTCCTCCCACGTGTGGGTGGTGACGACGTTCGGGAAGTACGACTCGGCGGTCTCGAGGTTGTGGTTGTAGCGGTGCACACCCATCGCGGCGAGCTGGTTCACCTGCTCCTGCGTGAGCATGCCGAGCGAGCACGCGATCTGGATGTCGACCTCGCTGCGGATGGCCTCGATACCGGCCGCGACCTGCGCGAGCAGCTTCTCGTCCGGGCCGCGGACGGCGGCGACGATGCAGAACTCGGTGGCCCCGGTCTTCGCCGTCTGCTTGGCGGCCTCGACGAGGCTCGGGATGTCGAGCCACGCCGACCGCACCGGCGACGTGAACAGTCCGGACTGCGAGCAGAAGTGGCAGTCCTCGGGGCAGCCGCCGGTCTTGAGGCTGATGATGCCCTCGACCTCCACCTCCGGGCCGCACCACTGCATGCGGACGTCGTGGGCGAGAGCGAGCAACTCCTCGAGCCGGTCGTCGGGCAGGCGCAGTACCTCGAGCACCTGTTCCCGGGTCAGGCCCTCACCACGGCCGTGGACCTGGTCGCGGGCGAGCTCGAGAATGTCGGGGGCCTGGGTCACTGCGCGCTCCTCATAAGACTTGAACACCGTACAAGTTGAACGTCGTTCACGTTAGAGCGGCGGTGGATTAGTGTCAAAGGACAATCCGTCAGGCGAATCGGCAGGAGCGAAACGGTGCAGCTACGACGCGGTGACGTCCTCGACGGCGCCATGGCGATCCTCGACGAGTACGGCCTCGCCGATCTCACGATGCGCCGCCTCGCCACATCGCTCGGCGTGCAGCCGGGCGCGCTCTACTGGCACTTCCCCAACAAGCAGACGCTGCTCGGCGCGATGGCCGACCGGATCCTCGACGGCGTCGACGCCCCGGTGTCGTCGCAGCGGTGGGACGACGGGATCACCGAACTCGCGCACCGGCTGCGCGACGCACTGCTGGCACACCGGGACGGGGCCGAGCTGGTGGCCGCGACGTACGCGTCACGGATGACGTCGAACCTGGCGCGGGAAAGTTTCGTCGGCGCCGGCGTGCGTGCCGGACTCCCCCGCGCCCACGCCGAACTGGCCGCCTACACGCTGCTGTACTTCGTCCTGGGCCACACCGTCGACGAGCAGTCCCGCGCCCAGATGGCGGCGCTGGGCGCACTCACCCGGACCCCGGCGTCACCGGACACCGAGACGGCCGCAGACCTCGGATCGGACGACGAACTCCTCGACGGGGACCCGCAGGTGCGGTTCGACTTCGGGCTCACATTGTTCGTCGACGGGGTGCGGGCGCGGCTCGGTGAAGAGGCGACGCGCCGCTGACGGCGTCCCCCGGATCGGGCACCGTGATGCCGAGCGGGACGGTGCGGCGCGGTCAGTGACCGAGCTGCTCGCGGAGGTGTCGGTGTTCGACGTGCTTGACGTGCGTGTGCTCGGCGACCACGAGACCGATGCCCACAGCGAAGGAGGACACGCACACCACGGCCGCGATCAACGCCCACCCGTTGAATCCGTAGCCGGCCGCCGCGAGGGCCATCCCCAGTGTCGCGATGCCCAGCGCGATCAGGCCGTACCCCGGCCAGTTCATCTCGTCGTCGATCGCTTCGCCCGCATGTTCGCGGAACGTGTTCGCACGATCGATCGGTAACCGGTGCCTGCTCATCTTCGACTCCACTTCTGCGTGACTCCAGCATGCGCGTAAACCACCCCGAACGAGTCACAACTGCATCACCGGTACGACACGTTTACCCACATGTCGACCTCCCGGCGTCTCATATCCGGACGCCGACCTCGGCCAGCCGCCCCCGCAACCGACGGACATGGCCGCCCGGCCAGTAGAAGCGACCACACGAGAGGCACCGCCGGAACCGGATGTGCTCGCCGAGCACCGATTCCGGCACGTCCCCGCGGGCCGGGGTGGCGTCCGCGAGGCGCCCGTTGCAGCGGGTACATCGGGTCAGCGGCGCGGTGTGTTCCTGGAGGTGGAACCGGTCGAGGACTTCGCGGACCTGCCGGCGCGGATCGGTCTCGTGTACGAATCCGCCGTGGACGACGGCCGCGCGGCGCAGCAGTCCGACGTCACGGCTGAGCAGGGTGCGATGCTCGGTCCGCGACATCTCGACGAGGGCGTCGTCCGTGGCGTCGTTCGCGTAGGCGCAGTCGAAACCGAGCAGCCGCAGATAGCGGGCGAGGGCACCGAGGTGCACGTCGAGGACGAACCGGTCCGGTGGCGTCGACCGTAGCCGCGGCAGGCCGTCGAGCCGCTGGAAGGTCGGGTACACCGCGACCCGCTCGCCGCCGCGCAGCCGATGCTCGAAGCCGACCGCTCCGCCGTCCACCAGGATCAGATCGACCTCGGTGTGCGGCACCCCGAACGACTCGATCCGGTCCTTCACCGAGGGGGTACCGTCGAACGCGTGCACCACGGTGCGCCGCCGCAACGGCGGACGCAGGAAGTCGTTCAGCTCGCCGTAGAAACGAAAATCGCAGTGGTGGGACATGACGGCAGCTGTCCCCGCGCTACCCGCCCAGGCTCTGCCCGACGACGGGGCCGACGTCGGCGAGGGCGTCGGCGGTGGTGAGCCGGTTGTGGGGCCAGTCGACCGGGTACGTACGGATGTCGCCGGAAATGTATTCGCGCCAAGGGTTTTCGCCGACACCGTCCGCTGCCGCGATGTAGGTCAGGTCGCCGTCGAACACGGCCGGTCGGTAGTGGTTCGCGAGCGTGACGGTGTGCAGGTAGTCGTCGTAGATGCGGTGGACGTCGTCGTCGGACAGTTCTGCGCGCAGTCCGCGGTCGGTGCCGGCGAACTCGTCCTCGAGCATCGCGAGGGTCGGGGCGGGGGCGTCGGCGGGGACGGAGTCGGCGGTCCGGGTGTCGAGCATGATCAGGGTGTCGACGGTCTCGCCGAGTGCCCGTAGCCGCACCGCCGCCGCGTGCGCGATCGCCCCGCCCACCGAGTAGCCGAGCAGCCGGTACGGGCCGCGGGGCTGTACTCCACGGATCAGGTCGACGTACCGGGCGGCGAGGCCCTCGATCGTGTCCGCGGGTGCGCCGGCGTCGACGATGCCGGGCGACTGGATCCCGTACACGGGGGTTCCGTCGGGCAGATACGGCAGCAGCCCGCTGTAACACCAGGTGACCCCGATCGCCGGATGCACGCAGAACAGGGGCACACCGTCGCCGGAGCGCATGCGCACCAGCAGCTCCGAACCGGGCTCGGTGTCGGGCTCGGTGCGGGACGACAGCCGTGCGGCGATCGCGGCCGCGGTGGGGTCGCTCATCATCCACTGCATCGGCAGGGCCCGGCCGAGCCGTGACTGCACCTCGGCGACGACGCGGACCGCGCTGAGCGAGTTGCCGCCGAGTTCGAAGAAACTGTCGTCGACGCCGACGCGTTGCGCCCCGAGGACGTCGGCGAACACCTCGACGAGCACCCGTTCGACGTCGGTGCGCGGCGGCCGGTAGGCGACGGTGGTGAACGCGGGGTCCGGCAGGGCGGCGCGGTCGAGTTTGCCGTTCGCGGTGAGCGGCACGTCGTCGATGATCGTGATCGCCGACGGCACCATGTACGCCGGGAGCCGGGTGGCCGCGAACTTGCGGAGTCCGGCGGGGTCGGTCACGGAATCGGGCTCGAGCCGCACGTACGACACCAGGACGGTTTCGCCGTGGCCGACGTCGTAGCCGAGGGACACCGCGAAGTCGACGTCCGGGTGCGCGGTGAGAGCGGCGTCGACGTCGCCGGTCTCGATGCGCAGTCCGCGGATCTTGATCTGGAAGTCGGTGCGGCCCACGTACTGCAGGCCGCGGTCGCCGGTGCGGCGCACCAGGTCCCCGGTCCGGTACATGCGGGAGCCGGGTGTCCCGAACGGGTCGGCGACGAACCGTTCCGACGTGAGGGCCGGCCGGCCGCGGTAGCCGCGGGCCAGGCACGGACCGAACAGGTACAGCTCCCCTTCCCCGCCGTCCGGGACGGGCCGCAGCCACCCGTCGAGGACGACGGCCCCGACACCGGACCGGGCGACGGGGGACCCCATCGTGATCGGCTCGCCGGGGGCGAGGGCGTCGCTGGTGGTGACACACACGGTGCATTCGGTGGGGCCGTACGCGTTGAGCAACCGGACGTGGCCCGACCAGGTGTCGACCAGGTCGGTGCCGAACATTTCCCCACCGACTTCGGCGACTTCGGCGTCGGGTAGCGCGTCGGGGTCGAGGGTTCCGCACACGGCGGGGGTGACGAGCAGATGGGTGACGTGTTCGTCGCGGGCGAAC from Prescottella sp. R16 includes these protein-coding regions:
- a CDS encoding DUF2567 domain-containing protein → MTTSPRSPRRALVRIAGMLTAAGALAGIVWALLVPSVRMLVVDEDQGVVLTGESQHHFVAAALFCGIGLVVGVLSAVVVWGVRRVRGPAAVATSVAGSLAAAGAAALTGSAVTALRFPVADAPAVGSIVALAPGIGTPMVLIVQPMAAALTYLLLAGTSPHDDLDVDGVTEPDEAPAMPSPLVP
- the bioB gene encoding biotin synthase BioB, whose amino-acid sequence is MTQAPDILELARDQVHGRGEGLTREQVLEVLRLPDDRLEELLALAHDVRMQWCGPEVEVEGIISLKTGGCPEDCHFCSQSGLFTSPVRSAWLDIPSLVEAAKQTAKTGATEFCIVAAVRGPDEKLLAQVAAGIEAIRSEVDIQIACSLGMLTQEQVNQLAAMGVHRYNHNLETAESYFPNVVTTHTWEERWDTLRMVREAGMEVCCGGILGMGETLEQRAEFAANLAALEPDEVPLNFFNPRPGTPFGDLDVLPASEALKAVAAFRLALPRTILRFAGGREITLGDLGAKQGMLGGINAVIVGNYLTTLGRPAESDLDLLVDLEMPIKALNATI
- a CDS encoding TetR/AcrR family transcriptional regulator C-terminal domain-containing protein, producing MQLRRGDVLDGAMAILDEYGLADLTMRRLATSLGVQPGALYWHFPNKQTLLGAMADRILDGVDAPVSSQRWDDGITELAHRLRDALLAHRDGAELVAATYASRMTSNLARESFVGAGVRAGLPRAHAELAAYTLLYFVLGHTVDEQSRAQMAALGALTRTPASPDTETAADLGSDDELLDGDPQVRFDFGLTLFVDGVRARLGEEATRR
- a CDS encoding Mut7-C RNAse domain-containing protein, with product MSHHCDFRFYGELNDFLRPPLRRRTVVHAFDGTPSVKDRIESFGVPHTEVDLILVDGGAVGFEHRLRGGERVAVYPTFQRLDGLPRLRSTPPDRFVLDVHLGALARYLRLLGFDCAYANDATDDALVEMSRTEHRTLLSRDVGLLRRAAVVHGGFVHETDPRRQVREVLDRFHLQEHTAPLTRCTRCNGRLADATPARGDVPESVLGEHIRFRRCLSCGRFYWPGGHVRRLRGRLAEVGVRI